Proteins found in one Brachypodium distachyon strain Bd21 chromosome 5, Brachypodium_distachyon_v3.0, whole genome shotgun sequence genomic segment:
- the LOC100836305 gene encoding uncharacterized protein LOC100836305 isoform X2: protein MEWVSKRHCLQVQVRNHALAKGKERGAKNSHHYLDTHLPKHIRLLYLAVHSFPGALPHDRVNILLSEARWSINISSTGTGFRGDNFRFCCECSTALSLLLDALEELDKSAVDGLDIFFYGFGLLLRLVYSLEKCSMPAKYTLRVDGIDGAVKQLLDLLRDNDGTAEGKIQAFFFSGLNGSGLGASVVLEATAKLLKSTRSDPDTRNHFGKIVHVDCSLWKNRRTMQRAIAEELNLQHLMPIFYKHDEDDDFRGVDGSSREEITSIGSAIHESLVNGKFLLIFHYGGDAYLDLADCGIPKVGAFGKGILLWTNYGRFQFFREEQKLMATASIDMEIHGITYEYMRQTMRPFVHNEVVQVIGYTGMDGINPATFLDCFLYLMFLTEQLRENSIIGVDYGWSAHACNYWVCDGIIGGDRAWEIGNALYEVIPLSGYPSYITREHLFNIPESLRKELKEYLLDERRKPHEGWCSVTSNKQAAEDISNVPDSASSYFLTFQGDDPGYLHGDMFRVASNLRVLKLCNCSFNFSSPPFHCCQNLRFLWLDRCTNTEKKQGGGSFFPNLLVFDLRFTEYVLLPQIIESMTSLRELNTVGVSWKSICHAWEKLHKLNKLRVRESSDFITFDSCSSKHVNNLELLDLSGNTLLESLPTLSSERSLKMLVLDGCSSLEQVALEGGAPLLESFSFDGYGPVEDWTHSIQLPQKELRLKTPIIAPLEKAKVTKISLHGCVLLHDIFLRALPYLEELDLSCTAIKTLDLNAMDVPQLKKLFLLGCHQLRSLLWDGWKTSLTVLHIDTQVKGRSTTCPGEKTTFDFEACIAFTDGRFIWSAIEGLYLKIFHSYLPKVYLLISCMSYGQASITKGIQEISPNEEGMVPKGTLLTYSDIALAKDVTHSSLVWDRQQLQPSRTHIEIGEGSYNLESMQDDVFFRYFIDYCVESLYLHDNSSITAIPPTTPASWTYLKWCHVEKCPKLHTLFTCWIRHDSFQHITIFSASDLVMAYCIWVRSIDGNFGRTGFQQLQHIYLHNCPRLVFVLPISFSLPNLESIQIAYCSNIRHVFPLHDEVPQEIASGVTFTNLKHIKLHHLHKLEQICEVRLTAPVLETIGLRDCWGLRRLPAVASHGPKPVVDCEKDWWDKLEWDGLDAGHDPSLFQTRHSAYYKKTIPRGSVLR, encoded by the exons ATGGAGTGGGTCAGCAAGCGACATTGCCTCCAAGTGCAAGTAAGGAACCATGCTTTGGCAAAAGGAAAGGAACGTGGTGCCAAAAACTCACACCATTACCTTGACACCCATCTGCCCAAACACATACGCCTGCTCTATCTTGCAGTGCATTCTTTTCCCGGTGCTCTACCACATGACAGAGTGAACATTCTGTTGTCTGAAGCAAGATGGTCGATTAATATATCTTCGACTGGAACTGGATTTCGTGGAGATAACTTCCGTTTTTGCTGCGAGTGTTCTACCGCTCTTTCTCTCCTCCTGGACGCTCTTGAG GAATTGGATAAATCTGCAGTCGATGGGTTAGACATATTTTTCTATGGTTTTGGTTTGCTGCTGAGATTAGTTTACTCTCTGGAGAAGTGCAGCATGCCTGCCAAGTACACACTG CGGGTAGACGGTATTGATGGCGCTGTCAAACAATTGCTTGATCTTTTGCGTGATAACGATGGTACTGCAGAAGGCAAAATTCAAGCATTCTTCTTTAGTGGTTTGAACGGCAGTGGTCTGGGAGCATCTGTTGTTCTTGAAGCTACAGCCAAACTCCTCAAGTCCACAAGAAGTGATCCTGATACGAGAAACCATTTTGGCAAAATTGTTCATGTGGACTGCTCCCTGTGGAAGAATAGAAGGACGATGCAGAGGGCAATTGCTGAGGAGTTAAACCTTCAGCATTTAATGCCCATTTTTTATAAGCATGATGAAGACGATGATTTCAGAGGGGTGGATGGCAGCTCTAGAGAAGAGATAACAAGCATCGGAAGTGCGATCCATGAATCTCTGGTGAATGGAAAATTTCTGCTGATTTTTCATTATGGGGGAGATGCATATTTGGATCTGGCAGATTGTGGCATTCCTAAAGTAGGAGCCTTTGGTAAAGGTATATTGTTATGGACTAATTATGGAAGATTTCAGTTCTTTCGGGAAGAACAGAAGTTGATGGCCACAGCTAGCATTGACATGGAAATCCATGGCATCACTTACGAGTATATGCGTCAAACAATGCGTCCCTTCGTGCATAATGAAGTTGTTCAGGTGATTGGGTACACCGGCATGGATGGCATCAACCCAGCAACATTTCTGGATTGCTTCCTGTACTTAATGTTCCTGACAGAACAACTAAGGGAAAACTCTATCATCGGTGTTGACTATGGTTGGTCtgctcatgcatgcaactACTGGGTATGTGATGGAATAATTGGAGGGGACAGAGCTTGGGAGATTGGCAATGCATTGTATGAAGTGATTCCACTGTCGGGATATCCATCGTATATAACAAGGGAACACCTTTTCAATATACCAGAAAGCTTAAGAAAGGAACTAAAAGAATACCTTTTGGATGAACGAAGAAAACCCCATGAAGGTTGGTGTTCAGTCACCTCCAACAAACAAGCAGCAGAGGATATCTCTAATGTTCCTGATAGTGCATCATCATATTTCCTAACATTTCAGGGAGATGATCCAGGATATCTGCATGGTGATATGTTTCGGGTAGCCAGCAATCTCCGTGTGCTTAAACTCTGCAATTGCAGCTTTAATTTTTCATCGCCCCCTTTCCACTGCTGTCAGAATCTAAGATTTCTTTGGCTGGACCGTTGTACAAACACAGAGAAGAAGCAAGGCGGAGGATCATTTTTTCCAAACCTGCTAGTCTTTGACTTGCGTTTCACAGAATATGTTTTGTTGCCACAGATTATTGAATCGATGACCAGTCTTAGGGAATTGAATACAGTGGGAGTCTCATGGAAGTCAATATGTCATGCATGGGAAAAGCTACACAAACTTAACAAGCTCAGAGTGAGAGAGTCTTCAGATTTTATCACATTTGACAGTTGCTCTTCCAAACATGTGAATAATCTGGAGCTCCTTGACTTGTCCGGCAATACTCTCTTGGAATCATTGCCAACATTGTCATCAGAAAGAAGCCTGAAGATGCTTGTTCTTGATGGTTGTTCCAGCTTGGAGCAGGTTGCACTTGAAGGAGGTGCCCCACTGCTTGAGAGTTTCAGTTTCGATGGTTATGGCCCAGTTGAGGATTGGACACATTCCATACAGTTGCCACAAAAGGAACTGCGCCTGAAGACTCCTATAATAGCTCCACTTGAAAAAGCTAAGGTGACCAAGATCTCCCTACATGGCTGTGTCCTATTGCATGACATATTTTTGCGTGCATTGCCCTATCTGGAGGAACTGGACCTGTCTTGTACAGCCATTAAAACACTTGACCTCAATGCAATGGATGTCCCACAACTCAAGAAGCTGTTCCTACTGGGTTGTCATCAGCTCCGTAGCCTACTTTGGGATGGATGgaagacttctttgacagTGTTACATATAGACACACAGGTAAAGGGAAGATCGACCACCTGTCCTGGAGAAAAAACAACATTTGACTTTGAGGCATGTATTGCTTTCACGGATGGAAGGTTCATTTGGTCGGCCATAGAGGGACTATATTTGAAAATATTCCATTCATACCTTCCCAAAGTGTACCTGCTCATCTCTTGTATGAGCTACGGCCAAGCCAGCATCACAAAAGGTATTCAGGAGATCAGCCCTAACGAAGAGGGTATGGTTCCAAAAGGGACGTTATTAACTTATAGTGATATCGCCCTTGCTAAAGACGTAACACACTCGTCCTTGGTGTGGGACCGTCAACAGCTTCAACCTTCGCGCACGCATATAGAGATTGGTGAAGGAAGCTACAACTTAGAGAGTATGCAGGACGATGTATTTTTCAGATATTTCATCGACTATTGTGTTGAATCATTGTATTTGCATGACAATTCCTCTATCACGGCTATCCCTCCAACGACACCAGCGAGCTGGACATACCTAAAATGGTGTCATGTTGAGAAGTGCCCCAAGCTGCACACTCTGTTTACTTGTTGGATCAGACATGACAGCTTTCAGCATATAACGATATTTTCAGCTTCTGATCTCGTGATGGCCTATTGCATCTGGGTAAGAAGCATTGATGGTAATTTTGGAAGAACTGGTTTCCAACAACTGCAGCACATATATTTACACAATTGCCCCAGGCTGGTATTCGTCCTCCCCATTTCATTCAGCTTGCCAAACTTGGAGAGCATCCAGATCGCATACTGCAGTAATATTCGACATGTTTTTCCATTGCACGATGAGGTCCCGCAAGAAATAGCATCTGGCGTCACATTCACGAATCTAAAGCACATCAAGCTACATCACCTTCACAAGCTGGAGCAGATATGTGAGGTCAGATTGACAGCGCCGGTGTTGGAGACAATTGGCCTTAGGGACTGCTGGGGCCTGAGGCGTCTACCGGCTGTAGCAAGTCATGGTCCTAAGCCGGTGGTGGACTGCGAGAAGGACTGGTGGGACAAGCTGGAGTGGGATGGCTTGGATGCCGGCCATGACCCGTCGCTCTTCCAAACGCGGCACTCGGCTTACTACAAGAAGACCATCCCGAGAGGCTCCGTCCTAAG GTAA
- the LOC100836305 gene encoding uncharacterized protein LOC100836305 isoform X1 → MEWVSKRHCLQVQVRNHALAKGKERGAKNSHHYLDTHLPKHIRLLYLAVHSFPGALPHDRVNILLSEARWSINISSTGTGFRGDNFRFCCECSTALSLLLDALEELDKSAVDGLDIFFYGFGLLLRLVYSLEKCSMPAKYTLRVDGIDGAVKQLLDLLRDNDGTAEGKIQAFFFSGLNGSGLGASVVLEATAKLLKSTRSDPDTRNHFGKIVHVDCSLWKNRRTMQRAIAEELNLQHLMPIFYKHDEDDDFRGVDGSSREEITSIGSAIHESLVNGKFLLIFHYGGDAYLDLADCGIPKVGAFGKGILLWTNYGRFQFFREEQKLMATASIDMEIHGITYEYMRQTMRPFVHNEVVQVIGYTGMDGINPATFLDCFLYLMFLTEQLRENSIIGVDYGWSAHACNYWVCDGIIGGDRAWEIGNALYEVIPLSGYPSYITREHLFNIPESLRKELKEYLLDERRKPHEGWCSVTSNKQAAEDISNVPDSASSYFLTFQGDDPGYLHGDMFRVASNLRVLKLCNCSFNFSSPPFHCCQNLRFLWLDRCTNTEKKQGGGSFFPNLLVFDLRFTEYVLLPQIIESMTSLRELNTVGVSWKSICHAWEKLHKLNKLRVRESSDFITFDSCSSKHVNNLELLDLSGNTLLESLPTLSSERSLKMLVLDGCSSLEQVALEGGAPLLESFSFDGYGPVEDWTHSIQLPQKELRLKTPIIAPLEKAKVTKISLHGCVLLHDIFLRALPYLEELDLSCTAIKTLDLNAMDVPQLKKLFLLGCHQLRSLLWDGWKTSLTVLHIDTQVKGRSTTCPGEKTTFDFEACIAFTDGRFIWSAIEGLYLKIFHSYLPKVYLLISCMSYGQASITKGIQEISPNEEGMVPKGTLLTYSDIALAKDVTHSSLVWDRQQLQPSRTHIEIGEGSYNLESMQDDVFFRYFIDYCVESLYLHDNSSITAIPPTTPASWTYLKWCHVEKCPKLHTLFTCWIRHDSFQHITIFSASDLVMAYCIWVRSIDGNFGRTGFQQLQHIYLHNCPRLVFVLPISFSLPNLESIQIAYCSNIRHVFPLHDEVPQEIASGVTFTNLKHIKLHHLHKLEQICEVRLTAPVLETIGLRDCWGLRRLPAVASHGPKPVVDCEKDWWDKLEWDGLDAGHDPSLFQTRHSAYYKKTIPRGSVLRSDAH, encoded by the exons ATGGAGTGGGTCAGCAAGCGACATTGCCTCCAAGTGCAAGTAAGGAACCATGCTTTGGCAAAAGGAAAGGAACGTGGTGCCAAAAACTCACACCATTACCTTGACACCCATCTGCCCAAACACATACGCCTGCTCTATCTTGCAGTGCATTCTTTTCCCGGTGCTCTACCACATGACAGAGTGAACATTCTGTTGTCTGAAGCAAGATGGTCGATTAATATATCTTCGACTGGAACTGGATTTCGTGGAGATAACTTCCGTTTTTGCTGCGAGTGTTCTACCGCTCTTTCTCTCCTCCTGGACGCTCTTGAG GAATTGGATAAATCTGCAGTCGATGGGTTAGACATATTTTTCTATGGTTTTGGTTTGCTGCTGAGATTAGTTTACTCTCTGGAGAAGTGCAGCATGCCTGCCAAGTACACACTG CGGGTAGACGGTATTGATGGCGCTGTCAAACAATTGCTTGATCTTTTGCGTGATAACGATGGTACTGCAGAAGGCAAAATTCAAGCATTCTTCTTTAGTGGTTTGAACGGCAGTGGTCTGGGAGCATCTGTTGTTCTTGAAGCTACAGCCAAACTCCTCAAGTCCACAAGAAGTGATCCTGATACGAGAAACCATTTTGGCAAAATTGTTCATGTGGACTGCTCCCTGTGGAAGAATAGAAGGACGATGCAGAGGGCAATTGCTGAGGAGTTAAACCTTCAGCATTTAATGCCCATTTTTTATAAGCATGATGAAGACGATGATTTCAGAGGGGTGGATGGCAGCTCTAGAGAAGAGATAACAAGCATCGGAAGTGCGATCCATGAATCTCTGGTGAATGGAAAATTTCTGCTGATTTTTCATTATGGGGGAGATGCATATTTGGATCTGGCAGATTGTGGCATTCCTAAAGTAGGAGCCTTTGGTAAAGGTATATTGTTATGGACTAATTATGGAAGATTTCAGTTCTTTCGGGAAGAACAGAAGTTGATGGCCACAGCTAGCATTGACATGGAAATCCATGGCATCACTTACGAGTATATGCGTCAAACAATGCGTCCCTTCGTGCATAATGAAGTTGTTCAGGTGATTGGGTACACCGGCATGGATGGCATCAACCCAGCAACATTTCTGGATTGCTTCCTGTACTTAATGTTCCTGACAGAACAACTAAGGGAAAACTCTATCATCGGTGTTGACTATGGTTGGTCtgctcatgcatgcaactACTGGGTATGTGATGGAATAATTGGAGGGGACAGAGCTTGGGAGATTGGCAATGCATTGTATGAAGTGATTCCACTGTCGGGATATCCATCGTATATAACAAGGGAACACCTTTTCAATATACCAGAAAGCTTAAGAAAGGAACTAAAAGAATACCTTTTGGATGAACGAAGAAAACCCCATGAAGGTTGGTGTTCAGTCACCTCCAACAAACAAGCAGCAGAGGATATCTCTAATGTTCCTGATAGTGCATCATCATATTTCCTAACATTTCAGGGAGATGATCCAGGATATCTGCATGGTGATATGTTTCGGGTAGCCAGCAATCTCCGTGTGCTTAAACTCTGCAATTGCAGCTTTAATTTTTCATCGCCCCCTTTCCACTGCTGTCAGAATCTAAGATTTCTTTGGCTGGACCGTTGTACAAACACAGAGAAGAAGCAAGGCGGAGGATCATTTTTTCCAAACCTGCTAGTCTTTGACTTGCGTTTCACAGAATATGTTTTGTTGCCACAGATTATTGAATCGATGACCAGTCTTAGGGAATTGAATACAGTGGGAGTCTCATGGAAGTCAATATGTCATGCATGGGAAAAGCTACACAAACTTAACAAGCTCAGAGTGAGAGAGTCTTCAGATTTTATCACATTTGACAGTTGCTCTTCCAAACATGTGAATAATCTGGAGCTCCTTGACTTGTCCGGCAATACTCTCTTGGAATCATTGCCAACATTGTCATCAGAAAGAAGCCTGAAGATGCTTGTTCTTGATGGTTGTTCCAGCTTGGAGCAGGTTGCACTTGAAGGAGGTGCCCCACTGCTTGAGAGTTTCAGTTTCGATGGTTATGGCCCAGTTGAGGATTGGACACATTCCATACAGTTGCCACAAAAGGAACTGCGCCTGAAGACTCCTATAATAGCTCCACTTGAAAAAGCTAAGGTGACCAAGATCTCCCTACATGGCTGTGTCCTATTGCATGACATATTTTTGCGTGCATTGCCCTATCTGGAGGAACTGGACCTGTCTTGTACAGCCATTAAAACACTTGACCTCAATGCAATGGATGTCCCACAACTCAAGAAGCTGTTCCTACTGGGTTGTCATCAGCTCCGTAGCCTACTTTGGGATGGATGgaagacttctttgacagTGTTACATATAGACACACAGGTAAAGGGAAGATCGACCACCTGTCCTGGAGAAAAAACAACATTTGACTTTGAGGCATGTATTGCTTTCACGGATGGAAGGTTCATTTGGTCGGCCATAGAGGGACTATATTTGAAAATATTCCATTCATACCTTCCCAAAGTGTACCTGCTCATCTCTTGTATGAGCTACGGCCAAGCCAGCATCACAAAAGGTATTCAGGAGATCAGCCCTAACGAAGAGGGTATGGTTCCAAAAGGGACGTTATTAACTTATAGTGATATCGCCCTTGCTAAAGACGTAACACACTCGTCCTTGGTGTGGGACCGTCAACAGCTTCAACCTTCGCGCACGCATATAGAGATTGGTGAAGGAAGCTACAACTTAGAGAGTATGCAGGACGATGTATTTTTCAGATATTTCATCGACTATTGTGTTGAATCATTGTATTTGCATGACAATTCCTCTATCACGGCTATCCCTCCAACGACACCAGCGAGCTGGACATACCTAAAATGGTGTCATGTTGAGAAGTGCCCCAAGCTGCACACTCTGTTTACTTGTTGGATCAGACATGACAGCTTTCAGCATATAACGATATTTTCAGCTTCTGATCTCGTGATGGCCTATTGCATCTGGGTAAGAAGCATTGATGGTAATTTTGGAAGAACTGGTTTCCAACAACTGCAGCACATATATTTACACAATTGCCCCAGGCTGGTATTCGTCCTCCCCATTTCATTCAGCTTGCCAAACTTGGAGAGCATCCAGATCGCATACTGCAGTAATATTCGACATGTTTTTCCATTGCACGATGAGGTCCCGCAAGAAATAGCATCTGGCGTCACATTCACGAATCTAAAGCACATCAAGCTACATCACCTTCACAAGCTGGAGCAGATATGTGAGGTCAGATTGACAGCGCCGGTGTTGGAGACAATTGGCCTTAGGGACTGCTGGGGCCTGAGGCGTCTACCGGCTGTAGCAAGTCATGGTCCTAAGCCGGTGGTGGACTGCGAGAAGGACTGGTGGGACAAGCTGGAGTGGGATGGCTTGGATGCCGGCCATGACCCGTCGCTCTTCCAAACGCGGCACTCGGCTTACTACAAGAAGACCATCCCGAGAGGCTCCGTCCTAAGGTCTGATGCACACTGA
- the LOC100836610 gene encoding LOW QUALITY PROTEIN: serpin-Z2B-like (The sequence of the model RefSeq protein was modified relative to this genomic sequence to represent the inferred CDS: inserted 1 base in 1 codon; deleted 2 bases in 1 codon) yields MEDTIDSLKAHAVRRFPKLSRWISTEAAARSGLQSLALGLNKRLADDARRSGGNLVFSPLSVYAALSLVAAGARDRTLSELLGVLGAPSREALAGHVSALTERALADQAQTGGPKISFACGVSDQSQTGLWRLTDKMDCRPEFLLEHLPGAPVPVGDFRLPRFKISFSAELNDVLKDMGVREAFEQGKADLSDMAADESSGRRLALQQVIHKAVMEVNEEGXEAAAVSYCGLEACCRNSPPEPVPVDFVADHPFAFFVIEELSGAILFAGHVLDPSIG; encoded by the exons ATGGAGGACACGATCGACTCCCTGAAGGCGCACGCCGTCCGCCGCTTCCCGAAGCTCTCCCGATGGATCTCCACGGAAGCCGCCGCCCGGAGCGGCCTGCAGTCTCTGGCCCTGGGCCTCAACAAGCGCCTCGCGGACGACGCCCGCAGGAGCGGCGGCAACCTCGTCTTCTCGCCGCTCTCCGTCTACGCCGCGCTCTCCctcgtggccgccggcgcccgcgaCCGCACGCTCTCGGAGCTCCTAGGCGTCCTGGGCGCGCCGTCAAGGGAGGCCCTCGCCGGCCACGTCAGCGCCCTGACTGAGCGGGCCCTCGCCGACCAGGCCCAGACCGGCGGGCCCAAGATCAGCTTCGCCTGCGGCGTCTCA GACCAGTCCCAGACTGGGCTGTGGCGGCTCACCGACAAGATGGATTGCCGCCCGGAGTTCTTGCTGGAGCACCTGCCGGGGGCCCCTGTCCCGGTCGGGGACTTCCGGCTGCCCAGGTTCAAGATCAGCTTCTCGGCGGAGTTGAACGACGTTCTCAAGGACATGGGGGTCCGGGAGGCTTTCGAGCAGGGGAAGGCTGACCTGTCGGACATGGCAGCAGATGAAAGCTCCGGCAGGAGGCTGGCGCTGCAGCAAGTGATCCACAAGGCTGTCATGGAGGTGAACGAGGAAG CCGAGGCGGCCGCGGTCAGTTATTGTGGGCTGGAGGCGTGCTGTCGGAACTCCCCGCCGGAGCCGGTGCCAGTGGACTTCGTGGCTGACCATCCCTTCGCCTTCTTTGTGATCGAGGAGCTGTCCGGTGCGATCTTGTTCGCAGGCCATGTGCTTGACCCCTCCATCGGCTGA
- the LOC106865569 gene encoding uncharacterized protein LOC106865569, with translation MPLVLNPLTKTLTHLPPITVELESVYPSACPQRLVYAGISDETSPPTIVLFVRGKVCAILYAKLGDQRWADMEDDAVRSLPFFRFPSYETLLDYITHLSVSTILGSIYLASFEGNILKFVLHPKPMLVPVAISQPFNKSPSRSTFYLVPVYDHTGMIMVRYYPNLDHLTVRERASMKSRKNRDVIKMDGHLRKCTWRPIQVFKVDLTGNRLVQVEDIGHRTLFVGSLASLSLCSKRCPSVPGNAVYFGVIRTKLSNIGVRYLGDKSIDPPIEFVLVDANPNSCCFKQPLPLARPCTLQEYLVCYTAAYCGLKD, from the coding sequence ATGCCGTTGGTCCTCAACCCGCTCACCAAGACCCTGACTCATCTCCCGCCGATCACCGTGGAACTGGAGAGCGTGTACCCTTCCGCATGTCCACAGCGCCTCGTCTACGCCGGCATCTCCGACGAGACATCACCGCCGACAATTGTGCTTTTTGTGAGAGGCAAGGTGTGTGCCATCCTTTATGCCAAGCTCGGCGACCAGCGGTGGGCGGACATGGAAGACGATGCCGTCAGatccctccccttctttcGTTTCCCATCCTATGAGACGCTGCTCGATTACATAACTCACTTATCGGTGTCGACGATACTGGGGAGCATCTATTTGGCATCGTTTGAGGGGAACATATTGAAGTTTGTTCTTCATCCCAAGCCTATGTTGGTTCCTGTGGCCATTAGCCAGCCTTTCAACAAGTCGCCTTCTCGGTCGACCTTCTACCTTGTCCCGGTGTACGACCACACTGGCATGATCATGGTGCGCTACTACCCAAACCTTGACCACCTTACGGTTCGCGAGAGGGCATCCATGAAGAGCAGAAAAAACAGAGATGTCATCAAGATGGATGGCCATTTGAGGAAGTGTACCTGGCGGCCAATCCAGGTGTTCAAGGTTGACCTGACTGGAAACAGGCTTGTCCAGGTTGAGGACATCGGCCACCGCACGCTGTTCGTCGGTAGCCTGGCGTCCCTCTCCCTCTGCAGCAAGAGGTGTCCATCCGTGCCTGGGAATGCGGTCTACTTTGGGGTCATCCGGACCAAATTGTCTAACATTGGTGTGCGCTATCTGGGGGACAAGAGTATTGATCCACCGATTGAATTTGTCTTGGTGGATGCAAATCCAAATTCATGCTGCTTCAAGCAGCCATTACCCCTTGCACGCCCCTGTACGCTCCAAGAGTACCTCGTCTGCTACACTGCAGCCTACTGTGGTCTCAAAGACTGA
- the LOC100838754 gene encoding citrate-binding protein: MASHTLSWMILVCLLAILLASSGLVPVRAQTNGFLEVSLNAGNFMLQKPWNLPANARYRFDGTVHRMWIFPSDKPYNQGGSTKPRTEIQITGHDYNSGVWQFEGSLFVPFGSSGMSVMQIFGGNPTATTLMLHVYDGNLWYYDQKFVEANISNRWIRVNVIHDVDASKLTVFINGQLKLTVNGKGGDNHFFKFGVYEQRNPTARMEARWMNVRILKKN; this comes from the exons ATGGCTTCTCACACTTTGTCTTGGATGATTCTGGTGTGCCTTTTGGCTATCCTCCTAGCTTCGTCGGGGCTTGTGCCGGTGAGGGCACAGACGAACGGGTTCTTAGAGGTGAGCCTGAACGCGGGGAACTTCATGCTGCAGAAGCCGTGGAACCTGCCGGCGAACGCCCGATACAGGTTTGACGGCACGGTGCACCGGATGTGGATCTTTCCCTCTGACAAGCCCTACAACCAAGGAGGCAGCACCAAGCCCAGGACTGAGATTCAGATCACG GGACACGACTACAACTCAGGCGTGTGGCAGTTCGAGGGCTCGCTCTTCGTCCCCTTCGGCTCGTCGGGGATGTCCGTCATGCAGATCTTTGGTGGCAACCCTACAGCAACGACGCTGATGTTGCATGTCTACGACGGCAATTTGTGGTACTACGACCAGAAGTTCGTCGAGGCCAACATTAGCAACCGTTGGATCCGGGTGAATGTGATCCATGACGTTGACGCCTCGAAGCTCACCGTGTTCATCAATGGCCAGTTGAAGCTCACCGTCAATGGCAAGGGAGGCGACAATCACTTCTTCAAGTTCGGCGTGTACGAACAGAGGAACCCCACGGCGCGCATGGAGGCTCGCTGGATGAATGTCAGGATCCTCAAGAAGAACTGA